Proteins encoded within one genomic window of uncultured Desulfobacter sp.:
- a CDS encoding class I adenylate-forming enzyme family protein encodes MIITDILRQNNELYPEKAALIERTPATGRRTQITWSEFYRQSVQTANALQAKGIEKGDTVVQLMTNSLTWLPIYFGVLYTGAWITPLNFRFESDKIRLCTMTAEAKIFIFGPEFIDRIEEIRAELSQFVKLWIFTGPENDCPDWACAYNQFISEADGLTPPGVELTPEDDAALYFTSGTTGTPKAVLHTHKALMHACEVEHDHHGQTHDDVFLCIPPLYHTGAKMHWMGSFLVGGKCVLLNGVKSEWIIEAVSEEKCTIVWLLVPWAHDILIAIEDGRIKPADYNLSQWRLMHIGAQPVPPSLIRNWRKQFPGQDYDTNYGLTESSGPGCVHLGVENAERIGPIGIPGYGWQAQIVDKQGGQLPFGETGELIVKGPGMMKEYYKNPEATAKTIKNGWLFTGDMARYDKDGFIWLVDRKKDVIIYGGENIFPVEIENFFLKHEKIRDIAVIGVPDERLGEIPAGIISPKPNTMMCEQDILDFQSKLPRYKQLKKIFFGDVPRNPTGKIEKPKLRRIYAEDKRKSMDVLLK; translated from the coding sequence ATGATCATTACTGACATCCTCCGGCAAAACAACGAACTATACCCGGAAAAAGCAGCATTAATTGAACGAACTCCGGCCACAGGCCGGCGCACGCAGATCACCTGGTCCGAATTTTACCGGCAAAGCGTCCAGACAGCCAATGCCCTTCAGGCAAAAGGCATTGAAAAGGGTGATACAGTGGTTCAGCTTATGACCAATAGTCTGACATGGCTGCCCATTTATTTCGGGGTATTATATACCGGAGCCTGGATCACGCCCTTAAATTTCAGGTTTGAGTCAGACAAAATCCGTTTGTGCACCATGACAGCGGAAGCCAAAATTTTTATTTTCGGTCCTGAGTTTATAGACCGGATAGAAGAAATCAGAGCGGAATTATCCCAATTTGTAAAATTGTGGATATTTACCGGGCCGGAAAATGATTGCCCGGACTGGGCCTGCGCTTATAATCAATTCATCTCTGAAGCAGACGGACTCACACCGCCTGGTGTCGAACTAACGCCGGAAGATGATGCCGCTTTGTATTTCACCTCCGGCACCACCGGCACACCCAAGGCGGTGCTGCACACCCACAAGGCGTTAATGCATGCATGTGAGGTGGAACATGACCACCACGGCCAGACCCACGATGATGTCTTCCTCTGCATTCCGCCACTCTACCACACGGGTGCCAAAATGCACTGGATGGGGTCGTTCCTGGTGGGGGGGAAATGTGTCCTGCTCAACGGTGTCAAGTCAGAATGGATCATTGAAGCCGTCTCTGAAGAAAAATGCACCATTGTGTGGCTGCTGGTGCCTTGGGCCCATGACATTCTCATTGCCATTGAAGACGGCCGGATCAAGCCTGCCGACTACAACCTTTCCCAGTGGCGTCTCATGCACATCGGGGCCCAACCCGTCCCCCCAAGTCTGATCCGGAACTGGCGCAAACAGTTCCCGGGTCAGGATTACGACACCAATTACGGTTTAACCGAATCCTCAGGTCCCGGCTGTGTCCATTTAGGCGTTGAAAATGCTGAACGAATCGGTCCCATAGGCATTCCGGGATATGGTTGGCAAGCCCAAATTGTAGACAAGCAGGGCGGTCAATTGCCCTTTGGTGAAACCGGCGAACTCATTGTCAAAGGCCCCGGGATGATGAAAGAATATTACAAAAATCCCGAAGCCACAGCCAAAACAATAAAAAACGGATGGTTATTCACAGGAGACATGGCCAGGTACGACAAGGACGGATTTATCTGGCTTGTGGACCGCAAAAAGGATGTAATCATCTATGGCGGGGAAAACATTTTTCCTGTGGAGATTGAAAACTTTTTTCTCAAACATGAAAAGATAAGGGATATTGCGGTCATCGGCGTGCCGGACGAACGTTTAGGAGAAATTCCTGCCGGCATTATCAGCCCCAAGCCCAATACCATGATGTGTGAACAGGATATTCTTGATTTCCAGAGTAAACTGCCCAGGTACAAGCAACTGAAAAAAATATTTTTCGGCGATGTGCCCAGAAACCCCACCGGTAAAATAGAGAAACCGAAACTGCGAAGAATTTATGCCGAAGACAAGCGCAAATCAATGGATGTGCTGCTCAAATAA
- a CDS encoding outer membrane lipoprotein carrier protein LolA: MKYRPRIICPWPRLFFIFMILTIVPCNAAQSLDDETAKIISGIEAKYANKSFSADFEQASRLTALDVTETAKGKAWFSHPGKMKWTYQGSDNHEIITNGKKLWIYRPEDNQVMIGDADPFFQSGSGGAFLADIHKIREEFTIEPVKSGENTSQLELIPKKKTPELAKIRITVDLPGYKIPIVETENIYGDTTKFIFTNIRFGTFDEQIFEFTPPPGAELIEID, encoded by the coding sequence ATGAAATATAGACCTCGGATTATTTGCCCATGGCCAAGACTGTTTTTTATTTTCATGATACTGACAATCGTACCTTGCAATGCGGCCCAGTCCCTTGACGATGAAACCGCCAAAATTATTTCCGGTATTGAAGCAAAATACGCCAATAAAAGTTTCAGTGCCGATTTTGAACAGGCCTCTCGCCTGACTGCGCTTGATGTAACCGAAACTGCTAAGGGCAAAGCCTGGTTCAGCCATCCGGGTAAAATGAAATGGACATATCAGGGCTCAGACAACCATGAAATCATCACCAATGGAAAGAAACTATGGATCTACCGCCCCGAAGATAATCAGGTGATGATTGGCGATGCAGATCCATTCTTCCAATCCGGTTCCGGGGGTGCATTTCTGGCAGACATCCACAAAATCAGGGAAGAGTTTACCATTGAACCGGTAAAATCCGGAGAAAACACTTCACAACTTGAGCTGATCCCTAAAAAGAAAACGCCGGAGCTTGCAAAAATACGTATCACAGTGGATCTTCCAGGATATAAAATTCCCATCGTGGAAACCGAAAATATTTACGGAGATACCACAAAATTTATATTCACCAATATCCGATTCGGCACATTTGACGAACAGATATTTGAATTTACCCCCCCACCAGGGGCCGAACTTATAGAAATAGACTGA
- the nadA gene encoding quinolinate synthase NadA, whose amino-acid sequence MTTKNSTLHQEIRDLAKAKKAVILAHNYQSPQIQDVADLCGDSLEMSIKAAATDADIIVCCGVRFMAETAAILCPDKIVLMPNPEAGCPMADMVTPEALLKRKEELGGIPVITYVNSSAAVKAVSDICCTSANVVKVVNSLDADEVLMTPDRNLARYAAAHTDKKVHLWEGYCPFHNDLTAEAVKASKAAHPEALFVAHPECTQEVLELADSIQSTSGMIRFVGESPADQFIIGTETGLLHPLSKAYPEKTFFPASDQLLCADMKKTQLQDILDCLENMSGRVVVEEEIRTKAMNAVKAMINTK is encoded by the coding sequence ATGACGACTAAAAATTCTACACTGCACCAGGAGATCCGGGATTTGGCCAAAGCAAAAAAGGCCGTTATCCTGGCCCATAATTACCAATCCCCCCAAATTCAGGACGTTGCGGATCTGTGCGGCGATTCACTTGAAATGAGCATAAAGGCGGCTGCCACGGATGCAGACATTATTGTCTGCTGCGGGGTTCGCTTTATGGCTGAAACGGCAGCCATCCTGTGCCCGGACAAAATCGTACTTATGCCCAATCCGGAGGCCGGGTGCCCCATGGCAGACATGGTTACCCCAGAGGCTTTACTCAAACGCAAGGAAGAGCTTGGCGGCATCCCTGTTATCACTTACGTCAACTCATCGGCGGCAGTCAAGGCGGTATCGGATATCTGCTGTACCTCTGCCAACGTGGTCAAGGTGGTCAATTCATTAGATGCCGATGAGGTACTCATGACACCGGACCGCAACCTGGCCCGGTATGCGGCGGCCCACACCGATAAAAAGGTACACCTATGGGAAGGTTACTGTCCTTTCCACAACGATTTAACCGCCGAAGCGGTCAAAGCATCAAAAGCCGCCCACCCCGAAGCCCTGTTTGTCGCCCACCCGGAGTGTACCCAGGAGGTGCTTGAACTTGCCGACAGCATCCAATCCACATCGGGAATGATCCGGTTTGTCGGTGAAAGCCCGGCCGACCAGTTCATCATCGGCACGGAAACAGGATTGCTGCACCCCCTTTCAAAAGCATACCCGGAAAAAACATTTTTTCCCGCATCCGATCAACTCTTATGTGCAGACATGAAAAAAACACAATTGCAGGACATCTTGGACTGTCTTGAAAACATGTCAGGACGGGTGGTGGTTGAAGAAGAGATCCGCACCAAAGCCATGAATGCCGTTAAAGCAATGATTAATACCAAATAA
- a CDS encoding TonB-dependent receptor, producing the protein MRSRIKIMVILLALWQSLGISAQGQEVEDNTAQELEPITVSGKKEVPCNAPVTSRYYLPESVQATQTLTREDIEAIAPHDVSDLIETSLGMSIRRQGARVHNFSFSRGDSVSVILNGVYLTSTEARRMIGDIPVEMIDSIKFVRDASVITVGPLMSFGSVSKGSPNQGFIIIETREKGPDTPYGTELVTSFASYDTWKASGFTGHSWQDDRFTFSGGYQRTQSQGREHWNNGYEGDTFLLNGGFNSDELQVSTSFYYNSASREIQRHVGIYTGETDYPESGPTPAGVLNNNIWKYDPIETLLVTFNLTRPWNEHQTTSLTYGWNRTESTRYGYTTTTDKDTVISDEGEDRSEEWNLSHAVAGEKNTLKFGAQVVTWYQRSEMSSNPDEERIYGVYATDAYKITPDWSVDAAIRMDKKKIIQGGDKYLSSGTTVKLSDGEWTDEAYVLSLGNAWQVNSVWKLTARYSFNLTPTPDVLTTLADKELPDEERHRYEVGIEAFFNDAFRITATPFYYNIKNSKVSAGSISTDVNGDPLIDPDTGEETTLTIYDADNRELYGFEMSVNGNFLHGMLGYELGWTHFVDSDEDGETGNEFPENKYSGRLNCHYGDWNSNVTVLYVAPYLSNGYTVGDFTVINMSISWRYSENLKLTLFGQNLLDDEYTTNNKGYPTRAQWGVLQDVGATVGVALNYRF; encoded by the coding sequence GTGAGAAGCAGGATAAAAATAATGGTCATTTTGCTTGCACTCTGGCAGAGCCTGGGCATCTCTGCCCAGGGGCAGGAAGTTGAAGACAATACTGCTCAGGAACTTGAACCCATTACAGTTTCCGGAAAAAAAGAAGTCCCCTGCAATGCACCGGTTACAAGCCGCTACTATCTGCCGGAAAGTGTTCAGGCGACTCAGACCCTGACCAGAGAGGATATTGAAGCCATTGCGCCCCACGATGTCAGCGATCTGATTGAGACGTCTCTTGGCATGAGCATCCGTCGCCAGGGCGCACGGGTGCATAATTTTTCCTTCAGCCGTGGTGACAGTGTCAGCGTTATCCTCAATGGTGTTTATCTGACCAGCACCGAAGCGCGCCGTATGATTGGCGACATCCCGGTGGAAATGATTGATTCCATCAAATTCGTGCGTGATGCTTCGGTTATCACAGTCGGTCCGCTGATGTCTTTTGGCTCGGTATCTAAAGGCTCCCCCAATCAGGGCTTCATCATCATTGAAACCCGGGAAAAAGGACCGGACACGCCATACGGGACAGAACTTGTCACCAGTTTCGCCTCTTATGATACCTGGAAGGCCTCGGGCTTCACCGGTCATTCATGGCAGGACGATCGTTTTACCTTCAGCGGCGGTTATCAGCGAACCCAGAGCCAGGGAAGAGAGCACTGGAATAACGGCTATGAAGGTGACACATTCTTGTTGAACGGCGGGTTTAACAGCGATGAACTACAGGTGAGCACATCGTTTTATTATAACAGTGCTTCAAGGGAAATTCAGCGTCACGTGGGCATCTATACAGGAGAGACCGATTATCCGGAAAGCGGCCCTACGCCTGCCGGGGTGCTGAATAATAATATCTGGAAATATGATCCCATCGAAACCTTGCTTGTGACATTCAACCTGACCCGCCCCTGGAATGAACACCAGACCACGTCGCTCACCTACGGCTGGAACAGAACCGAATCCACGCGCTATGGCTACACCACGACGACTGATAAAGATACGGTGATTAGCGATGAAGGAGAGGATCGATCCGAGGAGTGGAATCTGTCCCATGCAGTTGCCGGTGAAAAAAATACCCTGAAATTCGGTGCGCAGGTTGTCACCTGGTACCAGAGATCCGAGATGAGTTCCAATCCGGATGAGGAAAGAATCTATGGGGTGTATGCAACCGATGCCTATAAAATCACGCCGGACTGGTCTGTTGATGCGGCAATCCGGATGGATAAAAAGAAAATTATTCAGGGGGGAGACAAATACCTGTCCAGCGGAACCACAGTGAAACTATCGGACGGGGAGTGGACGGATGAAGCCTATGTCCTTTCCCTGGGGAATGCCTGGCAGGTCAATTCCGTATGGAAATTGACGGCCCGTTATTCGTTTAACCTGACGCCCACACCGGACGTGCTGACAACCCTTGCTGACAAAGAGCTTCCCGATGAAGAGCGGCACCGTTATGAAGTCGGTATTGAGGCTTTTTTCAACGACGCCTTCCGGATCACGGCAACGCCTTTTTATTATAACATAAAAAATTCCAAGGTCTCTGCCGGGTCCATTTCCACTGATGTCAACGGGGATCCTCTCATTGACCCCGATACCGGAGAAGAGACTACCCTGACAATATATGATGCCGATAACCGGGAACTTTATGGGTTTGAGATGAGCGTGAACGGCAACTTTTTACATGGCATGCTGGGGTATGAATTGGGATGGACACACTTTGTTGACAGTGACGAAGACGGTGAAACGGGTAATGAATTTCCTGAAAACAAGTATTCAGGCCGCCTCAACTGCCACTATGGAGACTGGAACAGTAACGTGACGGTGCTCTATGTTGCGCCATATCTAAGTAATGGCTATACTGTGGGAGATTTCACTGTAATTAATATGAGCATCAGTTGGCGTTATTCCGAGAACCTCAAGCTGACCCTTTTCGGACAAAATCTGCTGGATGATGAATATACAACCAACAATAAGGGGTACCCGACCAGAGCTCAATGGGGTGTTCTCCAGGATGTCGGTGCCACTGTCGGGGTTGCATTGAACTATCGTTTTTAA
- a CDS encoding pentapeptide repeat-containing protein: MLEVKIARDEFVITFDTEQFDLLMKCSGQKDMTEWNAWRKHNPDRPVLLQNSNLEKAYLRGADLHGADFRRANLRGADLSGAKLCDGSRRWADLSGADLREADLCLTDFRGANLLGANFSRAYLYYTNLSWTDLSFADFHDADLWACLYKAVLTSVDLSQANRFVKYFTKRGCQLEGTHERERFFNISPKLKWLPKALSREPELDLIAV; this comes from the coding sequence ATGCTTGAGGTAAAAATTGCAAGAGATGAATTCGTGATAACGTTTGACACAGAGCAGTTTGATTTACTGATGAAGTGCTCTGGTCAAAAGGATATGACGGAGTGGAATGCGTGGAGAAAGCACAATCCTGATCGTCCGGTCCTCCTGCAAAATTCGAATCTGGAGAAGGCCTATCTCAGGGGAGCTGATCTGCATGGTGCGGATTTCCGGAGAGCGAACCTTCGTGGTGCGGATCTAAGTGGTGCCAAACTATGCGACGGCAGCCGGCGTTGGGCGGATCTGAGTGGCGCCGATTTGAGAGAGGCAGATCTTTGTCTGACGGATTTTAGGGGAGCCAATCTCCTCGGGGCAAATTTTAGCCGCGCGTATTTGTATTATACCAACCTGAGTTGGACCGACCTGAGCTTCGCAGATTTCCACGACGCCGATCTTTGGGCCTGTCTGTATAAGGCGGTCCTTACCTCTGTTGACCTGTCTCAGGCGAACAGATTCGTCAAATATTTTACAAAGAGGGGCTGTCAATTAGAGGGGACACATGAACGTGAACGTTTTTTCAATATTTCCCCCAAATTAAAATGGTTACCCAAGGCGTTGAGCCGTGAACCGGAATTGGATCTCATTGCCGTTTAA
- a CDS encoding nitrogenase component 1 produces MSDEQQYGHWSGVVFFITAVNHIIHIISILIQKESAFNGSGPVPPSAAIAFVDESFDIEADIGQCAANRRPLVLASGCEQQLASKLDAAFVEIAFPVSNRLVLNRSYAGYNGGLTLLEDVASSILDYAGLD; encoded by the coding sequence GTGTCAGATGAGCAGCAGTATGGGCATTGGAGTGGGGTAGTTTTTTTCATAACCGCTGTTAATCACATCATTCATATAATATCAATCCTCATTCAAAAGGAAAGTGCGTTCAACGGTTCAGGCCCAGTGCCTCCTTCTGCGGCAATTGCTTTTGTTGACGAGTCATTCGATATCGAGGCGGATATTGGGCAATGTGCCGCAAACAGGAGACCTCTGGTACTGGCAAGCGGTTGTGAGCAACAGCTTGCGTCAAAACTTGATGCGGCGTTTGTTGAAATCGCATTTCCGGTATCAAACAGGCTGGTGCTGAACCGTTCCTATGCCGGATACAATGGGGGCTTGACCCTGCTTGAAGACGTTGCATCTTCAATTTTGGATTATGCCGGTTTGGATTGA
- a CDS encoding IS1 family transposase, which produces MNNIKTPISKVASALRLRGEGLGLRATGRVLRSNKSTIALWENRFADQKATLLLYGFCHEFISLTFEGDELYTIVGKRTMPSESEGWTAVIMERASRFIVDQRCGKKDTSLFKSVMKTVCGYIDHTDDLSFFSDGERRYGNMLFELCSEVFQTGKKGRPPRVLPKGVKVRVKNKGDQKHKKGRKRPKYQAPQREHLDTDQNLKESEIHANHLEAQNAAIRRKNSTFRRKTNTYAKTVKGLQRTLDVHQIIHNYVRPHWTTREVPAVALGILAKPLSLEGILSMQRAA; this is translated from the coding sequence ATGAATAATATTAAAACGCCAATCAGCAAGGTTGCATCTGCATTGAGACTTCGCGGTGAAGGCCTTGGGCTTCGAGCAACCGGCAGGGTATTGAGATCAAACAAAAGTACCATTGCACTATGGGAAAATAGATTTGCCGACCAGAAAGCCACATTGTTGCTATATGGTTTTTGTCATGAATTTATATCCCTGACATTTGAAGGAGATGAGCTCTACACCATTGTCGGTAAACGAACAATGCCATCGGAATCCGAAGGCTGGACAGCGGTCATTATGGAAAGAGCCAGTCGATTTATTGTCGACCAACGATGTGGGAAAAAAGATACATCATTATTCAAATCAGTTATGAAAACCGTATGCGGGTATATCGATCATACAGATGATTTATCGTTTTTTTCAGATGGTGAAAGACGATATGGTAATATGCTTTTCGAATTATGTTCCGAGGTTTTTCAAACCGGCAAAAAGGGGCGTCCTCCCAGAGTTCTTCCTAAAGGAGTCAAAGTTCGTGTTAAAAACAAAGGGGATCAAAAACACAAAAAAGGCCGTAAACGCCCAAAATACCAAGCTCCACAGCGAGAACATCTTGATACGGATCAAAATTTAAAGGAATCCGAAATCCATGCCAACCACCTTGAGGCTCAAAACGCTGCAATCAGGCGAAAGAATAGTACTTTCAGGAGGAAAACAAACACTTATGCAAAAACGGTAAAGGGCTTACAAAGAACACTGGATGTTCATCAAATAATTCACAACTATGTCCGTCCGCATTGGACGACAAGAGAGGTACCCGCTGTTGCTTTGGGAATATTAGCAAAACCGCTTTCTCTCGAAGGTATCTTATCCATGCAGAGAGCGGCATAA
- a CDS encoding nitrogenase component 1, which translates to MGIKQLCPLACFSLVSSINGAVPILHSGAECCLRLQKGLYSCNGMQSIDCTIPDDNIHRNACVPGSEDSLRSLIEGSLAVLEARLLVIMTGCIVELTGDDVAAVVREYRKKGVSVVLSETAGFKGDIHQGYEWVIQSIISFFQKSI; encoded by the coding sequence ATGGGAATAAAACAGTTATGCCCGCTGGCGTGTTTTAGCCTTGTTTCAAGCATCAACGGGGCTGTACCCATATTGCATAGCGGGGCGGAATGCTGCCTTCGTCTGCAAAAAGGGCTCTATTCGTGTAACGGGATGCAAAGTATTGACTGCACCATTCCTGACGATAATATCCATCGGAACGCTTGTGTGCCGGGCAGTGAAGATTCGCTGCGAAGCCTGATTGAGGGCAGTCTTGCCGTGTTGGAAGCCCGGCTTCTGGTGATTATGACGGGCTGTATTGTCGAATTAACCGGTGACGATGTGGCCGCCGTTGTACGTGAATACAGAAAAAAAGGCGTCTCTGTTGTTTTATCAGAGACCGCCGGGTTTAAAGGAGATATTCATCAGGGGTATGAGTGGGTAATTCAATCTATCATATCATTTTTTCAAAAAAGCATCTGA
- a CDS encoding nitrogenase component 1, whose amino-acid sequence MNDHVLDAEAITPADSAKFRQCSVCSIPPVLKILSTISGVGIIIHSASGCAASFADIDRSFRFGLKRRGKPLKKAILVNTRLNEMDHVYGAEQKLYTTIGDTIKQHSPKALFVAASCGSGINGCDIQQVAWPAAQKFNIPVIPMVCEVFVTKKWGSGLDFKKYGNFQKIFHPAGSVKNTPFFNVIDFSGSETVKKILNETGFNWNFIAQYEPIDNWSAMGNADLTFCVSTDHLSLFIAEHVALNHGVPYVKLPGFYGFTQSDQCLNAFGQWLSAEDTFANLIKKYHAEYNNTLTKLQRQLRQLEVLPILSNRNDWNKLIPLLSTLGVARPDIDALKLTLRRMSHFNLVKPVNTLKPALIISRHHSYAAQNAMTHCPSIWLGDDCDIAGYPGTIRLGETILEKISNPYFFKRMARYPVHPYKKERTDDYPEKYEHGNKTVMPAGVF is encoded by the coding sequence ATGAATGACCATGTTCTTGATGCCGAAGCGATCACACCTGCTGACAGCGCTAAGTTCAGACAGTGTTCTGTTTGTTCCATTCCCCCTGTATTGAAAATACTATCGACGATCAGCGGCGTTGGAATCATTATTCATTCCGCCTCGGGATGTGCAGCGTCTTTTGCCGATATTGACCGCAGTTTCAGGTTCGGGTTAAAGCGCAGGGGAAAACCGTTGAAGAAAGCGATTCTGGTCAATACCCGGCTCAATGAGATGGATCATGTCTATGGTGCTGAACAAAAATTATACACAACAATCGGTGATACAATAAAGCAACACAGCCCCAAGGCGCTGTTTGTGGCAGCCAGTTGCGGCTCCGGCATTAACGGCTGTGACATTCAACAGGTTGCCTGGCCGGCGGCACAGAAGTTTAATATTCCCGTAATCCCAATGGTCTGCGAGGTGTTTGTAACGAAAAAATGGGGCTCCGGCCTCGATTTTAAAAAATACGGCAACTTCCAGAAAATTTTTCACCCTGCGGGTTCTGTCAAAAACACGCCTTTTTTTAATGTCATTGATTTCAGCGGCAGTGAAACGGTTAAAAAGATATTGAATGAAACCGGTTTTAACTGGAATTTTATAGCCCAATACGAACCCATTGATAATTGGTCGGCAATGGGAAATGCCGACCTTACATTCTGTGTCTCAACAGATCATCTGTCCTTGTTTATTGCCGAACATGTGGCATTGAACCATGGCGTGCCGTATGTGAAACTCCCGGGCTTTTACGGGTTTACGCAATCCGATCAATGCCTGAATGCCTTTGGGCAATGGCTGTCGGCAGAAGATACTTTTGCAAATCTGATAAAAAAATATCATGCGGAATACAACAACACCTTAACAAAACTGCAAAGGCAACTGCGTCAATTAGAGGTATTGCCTATCCTGTCAAACAGAAACGACTGGAATAAACTCATCCCTTTACTGTCAACGCTTGGGGTTGCGCGCCCTGATATTGACGCGTTGAAATTAACCCTGAGACGAATGTCTCATTTTAACCTGGTTAAACCGGTAAACACACTGAAACCTGCGCTGATCATTTCCCGTCACCACAGTTATGCTGCGCAAAACGCCATGACCCATTGTCCTTCAATCTGGTTGGGTGATGATTGCGATATTGCCGGCTACCCGGGGACCATCAGGCTGGGTGAAACCATACTCGAAAAAATAAGCAATCCGTATTTTTTTAAGCGCATGGCCCGATACCCGGTTCATCCCTACAAAAAGGAGCGGACAGATGATTACCCGGAAAAATACGAACATGGGAATAAAACAGTTATGCCCGCTGGCGTGTTTTAG
- a CDS encoding ABC transporter substrate-binding protein — protein MNYVLEQASERLYLKIILVTVLCALFVSGCSGNEEANKSTEIRTITDMTGRTVFLPVAVTRVASNGGAIDEWFLLLGAQEKMVSTSTRTKMNPWYEKIYPGIKNIAPTFHNSGVNLEKLLKARPDVVLVLSGIEAQEKLAEVGIPLVVLERRNPRELKAGITLTGKVLGSAEARAAAEFCAYYDENIHRITERTASLSREERKKVYLGGGPDALRTEGKNSLVTSWIEIAGGINAAAQAGISGIGRQVSAEAVIKWNPDVIILTERAAKAEVLQSGRWRDINAVKNGRVYVNPRGIYLWSVRSAEEALQILWAAKVIHPELFADLDMVAEVRKFHKKFYKYDLTADEAGRMLLALPPDSKG, from the coding sequence ATGAATTACGTGTTGGAGCAAGCAAGTGAACGCCTATACCTGAAAATCATCCTGGTTACAGTGCTTTGCGCTTTGTTTGTGAGCGGGTGCAGCGGGAATGAAGAAGCAAATAAAAGCACTGAAATCCGGACGATTACCGATATGACGGGGAGAACGGTGTTCCTTCCCGTTGCAGTCACGCGAGTGGCGTCCAACGGCGGGGCCATTGATGAATGGTTTCTGTTGCTGGGTGCCCAAGAAAAAATGGTTTCCACCTCCACCAGGACTAAGATGAATCCCTGGTACGAGAAGATATATCCCGGCATCAAAAACATTGCGCCCACATTTCACAACTCGGGCGTGAATCTGGAAAAATTGTTAAAGGCCCGGCCCGATGTGGTGCTGGTCCTGTCCGGCATTGAGGCACAGGAAAAACTGGCTGAGGTGGGCATTCCGCTGGTCGTGCTCGAACGGCGCAATCCCCGGGAATTAAAGGCGGGTATTACCCTTACCGGAAAAGTGCTCGGTTCCGCTGAAGCGCGGGCCGCAGCAGAGTTCTGCGCCTATTATGATGAAAATATCCATCGAATTACCGAACGAACCGCTTCACTCTCCCGTGAGGAACGGAAGAAGGTCTATCTTGGAGGCGGTCCCGACGCGCTTAGAACGGAAGGAAAAAATTCATTGGTAACGTCGTGGATAGAAATTGCGGGCGGGATAAACGCCGCGGCACAGGCCGGTATCAGCGGTATCGGAAGGCAAGTGTCGGCGGAAGCCGTTATCAAGTGGAACCCGGACGTTATCATCCTGACGGAAAGGGCCGCAAAGGCGGAGGTTCTGCAAAGCGGGCGCTGGAGAGACATCAATGCGGTGAAAAACGGACGGGTTTATGTAAATCCCCGGGGGATCTACCTGTGGTCGGTCCGCAGCGCGGAAGAAGCGCTCCAGATATTGTGGGCGGCAAAGGTGATTCATCCCGAGCTGTTTGCAGACCTGGATATGGTGGCGGAAGTACGCAAGTTCCACAAAAAGTTTTACAAGTACGATCTGACCGCTGACGAGGCGGGCAGGATGCTGCTGGCACTCCCGCCGGACTCCAAAGGTTAG
- a CDS encoding TonB-dependent receptor yields the protein MPILLHNYIEALQKGDTAPDTAANANETLEPYVGTQVEVGAKAELGRVNLSAAVFRIEQANAYTDAMTNIYSEDGREIHIGGEFSVLGKVTENLTLGGGFTILRAYVDKTATADLEDKTPTGVPEKMARAYAEYALPWIKGLTITGGAAYIGSQYVNSMNTLSIPSVVTGDVGARYQIKLYGRDLTLRFNVANVTDEDYWTTTGSSLSLGAPRTFAFSTSIKF from the coding sequence ATGCCTATCCTTTTACATAACTATATCGAAGCCCTTCAGAAAGGCGATACCGCGCCGGACACCGCCGCCAACGCCAACGAGACGCTGGAACCCTATGTCGGCACCCAGGTGGAGGTGGGCGCCAAAGCCGAACTTGGCAGGGTAAATCTGAGCGCGGCGGTTTTCAGGATCGAACAGGCCAACGCCTATACCGATGCCATGACTAATATTTACAGCGAAGACGGCCGGGAGATTCATATCGGTGGAGAGTTTTCCGTTCTCGGCAAGGTCACGGAAAATCTTACCCTGGGCGGTGGGTTTACCATTCTTCGGGCCTACGTGGATAAAACGGCTACCGCCGATTTGGAGGACAAGACGCCCACGGGGGTCCCGGAAAAAATGGCGCGAGCTTACGCCGAATACGCACTGCCCTGGATTAAAGGCCTGACGATAACAGGTGGCGCGGCGTACATCGGTTCGCAATACGTGAACAGCATGAACACCCTCTCCATTCCGAGTGTTGTTACCGGAGATGTGGGCGCCCGTTACCAGATAAAACTATATGGCCGCGATCTCACCTTACGGTTTAACGTGGCCAATGTTACCGATGAAGATTACTGGACCACAACGGGCAGTTCTTTGTCGCTGGGCGCGCCCCGAACCTTTGCCTTCTCCACTTCCATAAAGTTTTAA